A section of the Malania oleifera isolate guangnan ecotype guangnan chromosome 2, ASM2987363v1, whole genome shotgun sequence genome encodes:
- the LOC131148149 gene encoding scarecrow-like protein 33 produces MTPQPKKDSQDETHLFESISQDTVNILMSDDIEEKLGTFVDPSALRATEKSFYKALGKKYPPSPSHLTLCNPVEKFSCNYNSSNNFIFQSTSQMPFSSKGIFDDGLMKPFVTTNPSSSSRDESILMQFRKGEEKARKYLPVIDFDSHDLVVEKNDKEKGHSECTANEDSKNNRASGLISGKDRAKKRRNVVVDLNDLLISCAEALAGTDIRTTNKLLKEIRQHSSYIGDGSQRMAHYFANALEARLAGTGAQICADMYSKTSPPIDVLKFYRSFVPACPFGRIYLNFTNQHILDVIEKGTKLHIIDFGITFGLQWTMIVQDLLARVGGTPNLRITGIEPPQHGPRKAQRVEETRHCVEKYFEQFNISFEYNAIAKKWDTIQFDDMKINKDEVIAVICLFQFEIHLPDDTIALNSPRNIVLDLIRKINPKIFIHAIMNGSFNVPFFVRRFQKTIYHYSAWFDMMDKIFTCESSIRLMFEQGTLGQEVVNIVACEGSERIVMPETYKHWQARNTNAGFKQLPLSREFVTRLRTKVMSMYDKDFMIEEDGHWMLLGWKGNILQAFSCWVPNEY; encoded by the exons ATGACACCACAACCGAAGAAAGATTCTCAAGATGAAACTCACTTGTTTGAATCTATTTCCCAGGACACAGTGAATATTCTCATGAGCGATGACATAGAAGAGAAGTTGGGTACTTTTGTCGACCCTTCAGCTCTCAGAGCTACGGAGAAATCATTTTACAAAGCTCTAGGTAAGAAGTATCCTCCCTCACCTAGCCACCTCACTCTTTGCAATCCTGTTGAGAAATTTTCATGCAATTATAATAGTTccaacaattttatttttcagtCCACTTCTCAAATGCCCTTCAGTTCCAAGGGGATTTTTGATGATGGATTGATGAAGCCTTTTGTAACAACTAATCCTTCAAGTAGCAGCAGGGATGAGTCCATTTTAATGCAGTTCAGAAAAGGGGAAGAGAAAGCTCGCAAATATCTTCCAGTTATTGATTTTGATAGCCATGATCTGGTGGTAGAGAAGAATGATAAGG AAAAAGGGCATTCAGAGTGCACTGCTAATGAAGATTCCAAGAATAACCGAGCTAGTGGATTGATTAGTGGGAAAGATCgagcaaaaaaaagaagaaatgtaGTAGTGGATTTAAATGATCTGCTTATTAGTTGTGCAGAAGCCCTGGCTGGTACTGACATTAGGACTACAAATAAACTTTTAAAAGAGATTAGGCAACACTCTTCTTATATTGGTGATGGATCTCAGAGGATGGCACATTACTTTGCCAATGCTCTTGAGGCACGCTTGGCGGGTACTGGGGCTCAAATTTGTGCGGATATGTATTCCAAGACATCACCACCTATTGACGTGTTGAAATTCTATCGATCTTTTGTCCCTGCCTGTCCATTTGGAAGGATCTATTTAAATTTTACAAATCAGCACATTTTGGATGTGATTGAGAAAGGAACAAAACTTCATATAATAgattttggtatcacatttggaTTGCAGTGGACCATGATTGTGCAAGATCTCTTAGCTAGAGTTGGTGGAACTCCTAATCTTCGCATTACAGGCATAGAGCCTCCTCAACATGGTCCTCGAAAAGCACAAAGAGTCGAGGAGACGAGGCATTgtgtggaaaaatattttgaacagTTTAATATCTCATTCGAGTATAATGCTATAGCAAAAAAGTGGGACACTATTCAATTTGATGATATGAAGATCaacaaagatgaggtcattgctGTGATTTGTCTATTCCAATTTGAGATTCATCTTCCCGATGACACAATTGCACTGAATAGCCCAAGAAATATTGTGCTCGACCTAATTCGAAAAATAAATCCCAAAATATTTATTCATGCTATTATGAATGGATCTTTCAATGTCCCCTTCTTTGTTAGACGGTTCCAAAAGACGATATACCACTATTCCGCATGGTTTGATATGATGGATAAAATATTTACCTGTGAAAGTTCAATTAGGTTGATGTTTGAGCAAGGGACGCTTGGGCAAGAGGTTGTGAATATTGTAGCATGTGAGGGTTCTGAGAGGATTGTGATGCCTGAAACATATAAGCATTGGCAAGCTCGTAATACAAATGCTGGATTTAAGCAGCTTCCATTAAGTAGGGAATTTGTGACGAGATTAAGAACGAAGGTGATGTCCATGTATGACAAAGATTTTATGATTGAGGAAGATGGTCACTGGATGCTCCTGGGATGGAAAGGAAATATATTGCAAGCTTTTTCTTGTTGGGTTCCAAATGAGTATTAA